From Erwinia pyri, a single genomic window includes:
- a CDS encoding ABC transporter permease, whose protein sequence is MSVLPLVSRKRPGKGIRWPSGEQGILWLLTLLIGLLSVAPLGRLLWTAIAPEGVPDLTRLQQLTGTTRVLRATGNTLTIALSATVIAVVVGTLAAWLVALSDMRAKQAWVFAFILPLMIPPQITALAWLQALSPSGMILSGLKALGMPIFLQGGQPLYSMSGIIVLLGLHNAPLVFLSVRAGLRRLPADLVEAARITGASSLRVMVTVVLPLARPAIFAGAALSFVAAAGNFGIQAMLGIPGRVPTLITLVYQQLNNSGPGSLPDMAVLSILIAAITLGGLLLSGFLGGRHDVRVTGTPRRLQQPLNRWRLPVEMVVWTAIGLTLIMPLSALLTTSLTSGFGQALNWQSLTLANYRNALFDYPAVRHAFFTSLGLTIVAVVILTVVALFMAFFLTWQRTRLVGLLHLSSELAYALPGIVTGIAAILFFLKPLPLLNVSLYGTVWIILAAYLSNFLALVLRPTLAGFAQIERSLDEAAQLAGAGFLRRMRDILLPLAAPSALAGAILVFLTALNEIQVSILLVTANSQTLGPMILFLDEGGSSTLAAAVGCLMIVIVLLFMLLATRLARRLPEGVLPWQA, encoded by the coding sequence ATGAGCGTCCTGCCGCTGGTGTCACGTAAGAGACCGGGAAAAGGGATCCGCTGGCCTTCCGGTGAGCAGGGGATCCTCTGGCTGCTGACCTTGCTGATTGGCCTGCTCTCTGTCGCGCCCCTTGGCCGTCTGCTCTGGACGGCGATCGCCCCGGAAGGGGTGCCGGATCTTACGCGCCTGCAGCAGCTGACTGGCACAACGCGGGTTCTGCGGGCAACAGGAAATACGCTGACGATCGCGCTCTCTGCGACGGTTATCGCGGTGGTGGTGGGGACGCTGGCGGCCTGGCTGGTGGCACTGAGTGATATGCGGGCAAAACAGGCCTGGGTCTTTGCCTTTATTCTGCCCCTGATGATCCCGCCGCAAATCACCGCGCTGGCGTGGCTGCAGGCGCTCTCACCTTCCGGGATGATCCTGTCAGGCCTAAAGGCGCTGGGTATGCCGATCTTTTTGCAGGGCGGGCAGCCGCTCTACTCCATGTCGGGCATTATTGTTCTGCTCGGCCTGCACAACGCTCCGCTGGTGTTTCTCTCCGTGCGGGCTGGCCTGCGCCGTCTGCCTGCTGATTTGGTCGAGGCAGCGCGGATAACCGGAGCCTCTTCCCTGCGGGTGATGGTGACGGTGGTGCTGCCGCTGGCTCGCCCGGCTATCTTTGCCGGGGCCGCGCTCTCTTTTGTCGCCGCAGCGGGAAACTTTGGCATTCAGGCGATGCTGGGGATCCCTGGCCGCGTGCCGACGCTGATTACGCTGGTCTATCAACAGCTCAACAACAGCGGCCCCGGCTCGCTGCCGGATATGGCGGTGCTGTCGATTCTGATTGCCGCCATCACGCTCGGCGGCCTGCTGCTGAGCGGGTTTCTTGGCGGCAGGCATGATGTGCGGGTGACCGGCACGCCGCGTCGGCTCCAGCAGCCGCTGAACCGCTGGCGGCTGCCGGTGGAAATGGTGGTGTGGACAGCGATTGGGTTGACGCTGATCATGCCGCTTTCTGCCCTGCTGACCACCTCGCTCACCAGCGGGTTTGGTCAGGCGCTGAACTGGCAGTCGCTGACCTTAGCCAACTACCGCAACGCGCTGTTCGACTATCCCGCCGTTCGCCACGCCTTTTTCACCAGCCTTGGACTGACGATCGTGGCGGTAGTGATATTGACGGTTGTCGCATTGTTTATGGCTTTCTTCCTGACCTGGCAACGTACCCGCCTGGTCGGCCTGCTGCATCTCTCCAGCGAACTGGCTTATGCCCTGCCGGGGATTGTGACCGGCATCGCCGCTATCCTCTTCTTTCTGAAGCCGCTCCCGCTGCTGAACGTCAGCCTGTACGGCACGGTGTGGATTATCCTGGCGGCCTATCTGTCGAATTTCCTCGCGCTGGTGCTGAGGCCGACGCTGGCCGGATTCGCACAGATAGAGCGTTCGCTGGATGAAGCGGCGCAGCTGGCCGGTGCGGGATTCCTGCGGCGTATGCGCGATATCCTGCTGCCGCTGGCGGCACCCTCGGCGCTGGCCGGTGCCATTCTGGTCTTTCTTACCGCGCTGAATGAAATTCAGGTTTCCATTTTGCTGGTCACCGCCAACTCGCAAACGCTGGGGCCAATGATCCTCTTTCTGGATGAGGGCGGCTCGTCAACCCTGGCGGCTGCGGTGGGCTGCCTGATGATCGTTATCGTCCTGCTCTTTATGCTGCTGGCCACCCGGCTGGCAAGAAGATTGCCCGAGGGGGTATTGCCATGGCAAGCGTAA
- a CDS encoding MBL fold metallo-hydrolase — translation MASVTVISGVGEKLPAAFLVENHGYRLLFDLGEGPQPGVRPDIQAIGRVDAICLTHSHGDHIGSLQAREALGNPPVYASRQTWQQIPEQWVDERDRYVLPLKGHLSVGPLPLLCGRSGHAPGAIWFHLPDNGGLTYMGDWSRESLLLPFDPPPAANLLITDASYGDRTEPLVDQIEQIALAVKGGAVLPVPVNGRGPEMALQLLSRGIRVLLCPEIRKEIAALLAEPSGICSRLQLQLLEVLHHQPEQPDYTQGQVIIATDAIADSGLAAKLSQRRGFRFIFSSHTAEGTRAREMLDAGQARWIPWNVHPPLGDQLELIRATRARKVIAAFVAEHDVRQLAARSPAPLIWEREITF, via the coding sequence ATGGCAAGCGTAACGGTAATCAGCGGCGTGGGAGAGAAACTCCCGGCGGCTTTTCTGGTAGAGAATCATGGCTATCGTCTGCTGTTCGATCTGGGCGAAGGGCCGCAGCCTGGCGTGCGGCCAGATATTCAGGCGATTGGCCGGGTGGATGCTATTTGTCTGACTCATTCGCACGGCGACCATATTGGTTCGCTGCAGGCGCGCGAGGCGCTGGGCAATCCGCCGGTGTATGCCTCCAGGCAAACCTGGCAGCAGATCCCGGAGCAGTGGGTTGACGAACGCGACCGTTACGTGCTGCCGTTGAAGGGACATCTGTCGGTGGGACCGCTGCCTCTGCTCTGCGGACGGAGCGGACATGCACCCGGCGCCATCTGGTTCCATCTTCCGGACAACGGCGGGCTGACCTATATGGGTGACTGGAGCCGTGAATCACTGCTGCTGCCGTTCGATCCGCCGCCTGCCGCTAACCTGCTGATTACCGATGCTTCCTACGGCGACCGTACCGAACCGCTTGTCGATCAGATTGAGCAAATCGCACTGGCGGTCAAAGGCGGGGCGGTGTTGCCGGTACCGGTTAATGGCCGCGGGCCAGAGATGGCGCTGCAGTTGCTCTCACGCGGCATTCGGGTACTGCTCTGCCCGGAAATCCGTAAAGAGATCGCCGCCCTGCTTGCAGAACCCAGCGGCATCTGTTCCCGGCTGCAGCTTCAGCTGCTGGAGGTGTTGCACCATCAACCGGAGCAGCCTGATTACACCCAGGGGCAGGTCATTATCGCCACCGATGCGATTGCCGACAGCGGGCTGGCCGCAAAGCTGAGCCAGCGCAGGGGATTCCGCTTTATCTTCAGCAGCCATACGGCAGAGGGCACCCGCGCCCGCGAAATGCTGGATGCCGGACAGGCACGCTGGATCCCGTGGAACGTTCATCCGCCGCTGGGGGATCAGCTTGAACTGATCCGCGCCACGCGCGCCCGCAAAGTTATTGCTGCCTTTGTTGCGGAGCATGACGTCCGGCAGCTCGCGGCCCGCTCTCCGGCGCCGCTTATCTGGGAGCGGGAGATCACTTTTTAG
- a CDS encoding malonate decarboxylase holo-ACP synthase, which translates to MVFTLRAHDLLWLASANHLQGELPEWVSSQWRSALPLVVRRDQDAAGRIPVGIRGLRRDQRAAAWVSADTVRRCVTPESLSESELLLGSPFVSLPPVQAAIQLAQQRWSWQWGITGSVGYALATEVPVMHAGSDLDLVLRCDEAVAENELASWQQFTRQLPCRVDTQVETPQGAFALAEWLREGRVMLKTNRGPRLTAQPWRAE; encoded by the coding sequence ATGGTTTTCACCCTCCGCGCGCACGATCTGCTCTGGCTTGCCAGCGCTAACCACCTGCAGGGCGAGCTGCCTGAGTGGGTCAGCAGCCAGTGGCGTTCGGCCCTGCCGCTGGTGGTGCGCCGGGACCAGGATGCCGCCGGGCGGATTCCGGTAGGCATCCGGGGGCTACGCCGCGACCAGCGCGCGGCAGCCTGGGTATCAGCGGATACGGTACGCCGCTGCGTAACGCCGGAGTCGCTCAGCGAGAGTGAGCTTCTGCTCGGTTCGCCCTTTGTCTCACTGCCGCCGGTACAGGCCGCTATCCAGCTGGCGCAGCAGCGCTGGAGCTGGCAGTGGGGCATTACCGGCAGCGTGGGCTATGCGCTGGCGACCGAAGTGCCGGTGATGCATGCCGGAAGCGATCTCGATCTGGTTCTGCGTTGTGACGAGGCCGTTGCGGAAAACGAGCTGGCGAGCTGGCAACAGTTCACCCGGCAATTACCCTGTCGGGTGGATACCCAGGTGGAGACGCCGCAGGGCGCATTTGCGCTGGCGGAATGGCTGCGTGAGGGACGGGTGATGCTGAAAACGAACCGCGGGCCTCGCCTGACGGCGCAACCCTGGCGCGCTGAATAA
- a CDS encoding LysR family transcriptional regulator: protein MKIDADITFRKLDIFMAFMQRGNIARTAEALGISSVSVHRALHTLEENVRCPLFIHQGRNLVPLPAAHTLCEYSQEVMGLMARGIEETRKTAGVGQGRLRLGTLYSLTLETIPQLIMGMKIRRPDLELDLMMGSNQALLSKLEEGLLDAILISQTDSEIDLNRFVALPLFEDDIFLAAPASSGFDTRHPADLRDFRQQKFVALAEGFATYHGFKEAFNIAGFEPDIVMRVNDIFSMLSLVQAGVGLTLIPGRMKRVYENSVQLLKLAPPYQMRQTLAIVFERNRERDPNLLALAAEGRMYSRQRTTAGFGVA from the coding sequence ATGAAAATTGATGCGGATATTACTTTTCGCAAGCTGGATATTTTTATGGCTTTTATGCAGCGCGGCAATATCGCCCGCACCGCCGAGGCGCTGGGGATCAGCAGCGTGAGCGTACATCGCGCCCTGCACACGCTGGAAGAGAACGTGCGCTGCCCGCTGTTTATCCATCAGGGGCGTAACCTGGTTCCGCTGCCTGCCGCGCATACGCTGTGCGAATACAGTCAGGAAGTCATGGGTCTGATGGCACGGGGAATTGAAGAGACGCGCAAAACGGCAGGCGTGGGCCAGGGCCGGTTACGGCTGGGTACCCTCTATTCGCTGACGCTGGAAACCATTCCTCAGCTGATCATGGGGATGAAAATACGCCGTCCCGACCTGGAGCTCGATTTAATGATGGGCTCTAACCAGGCCTTGCTCAGTAAACTTGAAGAGGGCTTGCTGGACGCCATTTTGATTTCACAGACTGACAGTGAAATCGACCTTAACCGTTTTGTTGCTCTGCCGCTGTTTGAAGATGATATTTTCCTGGCTGCGCCTGCCTCGTCAGGTTTTGATACCCGTCACCCCGCCGATCTGCGCGATTTTCGTCAGCAGAAGTTCGTGGCGCTGGCTGAGGGGTTTGCCACCTATCACGGCTTTAAGGAGGCGTTTAATATCGCCGGATTCGAGCCGGATATTGTGATGCGGGTAAACGATATTTTTTCCATGTTGAGTCTGGTGCAGGCGGGCGTGGGGCTGACGTTGATCCCCGGCAGGATGAAACGGGTGTATGAAAATTCGGTCCAGCTGCTGAAGCTGGCACCGCCCTATCAGATGCGGCAAACGCTGGCGATTGTGTTTGAACGCAACCGCGAACGCGATCCGAATCTGCTGGCCCTGGCGGCAGAGGGCAGGATGTACAGCCGCCAGCGGACTACTGCTGGTTTCGGAGTCGCTTAG
- a CDS encoding ABC transporter substrate-binding protein produces MRRQTFSLTALLLATCSLTAAAAEGKLVIYTSQAPEIAQQTIDAFKAANPGIEVEWTRNGTTQLMNVLRTEKMSGQVKPDVLLVADAINLGALKKEQMLMAYPDAPVSHIRANYYDKDKTWFGTKIIATVIGYNTKNAQPVDSWMALTAPENKGQVAVPSPLYSGAALYHLHTAINTPEIGWGFYQKLAANGVTPEGGNGPALKAVASGIAKYGVITDADIIRARKQGSPIDLIYPKEGASFVTEPVAILSGAHNVPAAKAFVDFMLSEKGQQLVTQQGNRPIDNRVAAPAGFAPLDSIKLLTLDVDKAVADDRQVRDRFTEIFGG; encoded by the coding sequence ATGCGCAGACAAACTTTCAGCCTGACCGCTCTGTTACTGGCTACCTGCTCGCTTACCGCCGCCGCCGCTGAGGGCAAACTGGTTATTTATACTTCTCAGGCTCCCGAAATTGCGCAGCAGACCATTGACGCTTTTAAGGCCGCCAACCCCGGCATTGAGGTGGAGTGGACGCGTAACGGCACAACGCAACTGATGAACGTGCTGCGTACCGAAAAGATGAGCGGCCAGGTGAAGCCGGACGTGCTGCTGGTGGCGGATGCCATCAACCTCGGGGCGCTGAAAAAAGAGCAGATGCTGATGGCTTATCCTGACGCGCCGGTCAGCCATATCCGCGCCAACTATTATGATAAAGACAAAACCTGGTTCGGCACCAAAATCATCGCCACGGTGATTGGCTACAACACTAAAAATGCGCAGCCTGTCGACAGCTGGATGGCGCTGACCGCCCCGGAGAACAAAGGGCAGGTCGCCGTGCCGAGTCCGCTCTACTCTGGCGCTGCGCTCTATCACCTGCATACCGCCATCAACACGCCGGAGATTGGCTGGGGCTTCTACCAGAAGCTGGCGGCCAACGGCGTAACGCCGGAGGGCGGCAACGGCCCGGCGCTGAAAGCCGTCGCCAGCGGCATAGCAAAATATGGGGTGATCACCGACGCGGATATTATCCGTGCCAGAAAGCAGGGCTCGCCCATCGACCTGATCTACCCGAAGGAGGGCGCATCGTTTGTTACCGAGCCAGTGGCGATCCTTTCCGGTGCGCATAACGTACCGGCGGCTAAAGCCTTTGTGGATTTTATGCTCTCTGAGAAAGGGCAGCAGCTGGTCACGCAGCAGGGCAATCGTCCGATTGATAACCGCGTGGCTGCTCCAGCAGGGTTTGCCCCACTCGACAGCATCAAACTGCTGACGCTGGATGTGGATAAAGCGGTGGCGGACGATCGGCAGGTGCGCGACAGATTTACCGAAATCTTTGGTGGATAA
- a CDS encoding acid phosphatase codes for MRYRYSLLAAALMLSQLTQARTALPGFESIRALVDSTTPASDNAEFVTFDAAIQQSLIDALKGDAATLTRDQLEESRQSKKLADKKWLKESGYDFMKKENQQAGIALLSAFPALPKSTIAASLKTVENINLNATQGQRTQALIDAEGQDHLFFLADALGPKLGQAFLNAYNKGEIGKAAALIKASEVSTSTAKKHFNNPRPFLIEGNRIHFVPDTAIVKGSQPYRATEGSYPSGHTNTAYTDALLLGEMVPERFVPLVDRAARYGYSRMVLGVHYPIDLIGSRMVAQRNVAHYLNDAKYRGLFIEARDQLRQALAKECGTSLEACARPAGAADPYTSPEMKTFYRFTLTYSLPQQKAAWSPVVVPEGAEVLLKGPLPDLTDAQRRQLMISTALAGGYPLSGTTPEQNFWQRLNLHDAVTAAQR; via the coding sequence ATGCGTTATCGTTACTCCCTGCTCGCTGCTGCCCTGATGTTAAGCCAGCTCACCCAGGCTAGAACTGCGCTCCCAGGTTTCGAAAGCATCCGCGCGCTCGTTGACAGCACCACGCCCGCCAGCGACAACGCAGAGTTCGTGACGTTTGACGCGGCGATCCAGCAGTCGCTGATCGACGCCCTGAAAGGCGATGCGGCGACCCTGACGCGTGACCAGCTGGAAGAGAGCAGGCAGAGTAAAAAGCTGGCGGATAAGAAGTGGCTGAAGGAGAGCGGCTATGACTTTATGAAGAAAGAGAATCAGCAGGCGGGCATTGCGCTGTTAAGTGCTTTTCCGGCGCTGCCGAAAAGCACGATTGCGGCCAGCCTGAAAACGGTGGAAAACATCAACCTGAACGCCACTCAGGGGCAGCGCACGCAGGCGCTGATTGACGCAGAAGGGCAGGATCACCTCTTTTTCCTTGCCGACGCGCTGGGACCAAAGCTGGGGCAGGCGTTCCTGAATGCTTATAACAAGGGTGAAATCGGTAAGGCCGCCGCGCTGATTAAAGCCAGCGAAGTCAGCACCAGCACCGCGAAAAAGCATTTTAATAATCCCCGTCCCTTCCTGATTGAGGGCAACAGGATCCACTTCGTGCCGGATACGGCCATTGTCAAAGGCAGCCAGCCTTATCGCGCAACCGAAGGCTCTTATCCCAGCGGGCACACTAATACGGCCTATACCGATGCGCTGCTGCTGGGCGAAATGGTGCCAGAGCGATTTGTGCCTTTAGTGGACCGCGCTGCTCGCTATGGCTATTCGCGTATGGTGCTGGGCGTGCATTACCCCATCGATCTGATCGGCTCGCGGATGGTAGCGCAGCGTAACGTAGCGCACTATCTCAACGACGCGAAATACCGCGGACTGTTTATCGAAGCCCGCGATCAGCTGCGTCAGGCGCTGGCGAAAGAGTGTGGTACGTCACTGGAAGCGTGTGCCAGACCTGCCGGTGCTGCCGATCCTTACACCTCGCCAGAGATGAAAACGTTCTACCGCTTCACCCTGACTTACTCTCTGCCGCAGCAGAAGGCGGCCTGGTCGCCGGTGGTGGTGCCGGAAGGGGCTGAAGTGTTGCTGAAAGGGCCATTGCCCGATCTGACCGATGCGCAGCGCCGTCAGCTGATGATCTCTACCGCGCTTGCAGGCGGTTATCCGCTCTCCGGCACCACGCCAGAGCAAAACTTCTGGCAGCGCCTGAATCTGCATGACGCGGTCACTGCGGCACAGCGGTAA
- the mdcH gene encoding malonate decarboxylase subunit epsilon: MNILLTFPGQGPQRAGMLQQLPAGDEILRQASEVLGEEAAALDSAEALRHTRAVQLCLLIAGVAHARALQDRGLFADMTCGLSIGAYPAAVIAGALAFEDALRLVSLRGELMEQAYPHGYGLTAIIGLTLSQLEPLLDEQSWIANINAEQQLVIAGSDAAMQRVAEKALAAGAQKTHRLAVSVPSHCALLAKPAEKLAEAFKSITLSRPRCAYLSGSSGRVVWQPEQIADDLAFNMSRTVRWHEAMIAANEREVRLAIEMPPGVVLTGLTRQAFSEGEALSLEQGGSDLALTLAKRLRNQQ; the protein is encoded by the coding sequence ATGAATATTTTGCTTACTTTTCCCGGCCAGGGACCGCAGCGTGCAGGCATGCTGCAACAGCTTCCGGCAGGGGATGAGATTTTACGCCAGGCCAGTGAGGTGCTGGGCGAAGAGGCGGCAGCGCTGGACAGCGCAGAAGCGCTGCGCCATACCCGCGCCGTACAGCTCTGCCTGCTGATTGCGGGCGTGGCGCATGCACGTGCGTTACAGGATCGGGGATTGTTTGCGGATATGACCTGCGGCCTCTCCATTGGCGCCTATCCCGCGGCGGTCATCGCCGGGGCGTTAGCGTTTGAGGATGCACTGCGGCTGGTCTCTTTACGCGGTGAGCTGATGGAGCAGGCTTATCCGCACGGCTATGGCCTGACGGCGATTATCGGGCTGACGCTGAGCCAGCTTGAGCCGCTGCTGGATGAGCAAAGCTGGATCGCCAACATCAATGCCGAACAGCAGCTGGTGATTGCCGGTAGCGATGCCGCCATGCAGCGGGTGGCAGAAAAAGCGCTGGCTGCCGGGGCGCAGAAAACACATCGTTTGGCGGTAAGCGTGCCTTCCCACTGCGCGCTGCTTGCTAAGCCTGCGGAGAAGCTGGCAGAAGCGTTTAAAAGCATCACGCTCTCCCGTCCACGCTGCGCCTATCTCAGCGGCAGCAGCGGCAGGGTAGTGTGGCAGCCGGAACAGATAGCGGACGATCTCGCGTTTAACATGTCGCGCACGGTGCGCTGGCATGAAGCGATGATTGCGGCCAATGAACGCGAAGTTCGTCTGGCCATAGAAATGCCGCCTGGCGTGGTGCTGACCGGGCTGACCCGGCAGGCGTTCAGCGAGGGAGAAGCCCTGTCGCTGGAACAGGGCGGAAGCGATCTGGCGCTGACGCTGGCTAAGCGACTCCGAAACCAGCAGTAG
- the abgT gene encoding p-aminobenzoyl-glutamate transporter — translation MSEATTPGKSPGKIFYWIERVGNKIPNPFLLFVYLIVVLMVATALLSWLNVSVKNPANGELIRVKNLLSVAGIQWILPNIIKNFSGFAPLGSILALMIGAGLAEKVGLLQALMHKMASFVSARYASYMVLFIAFFSHISSDAALVVMPPLGALMFIAVGRHPVAGLLAAIAGVASGFTANLLIVTTDVLLSGISSEAAKAVSDTVHVSVVDNWFFMASSVVVLTIAGGLLTDKFVEPRLPAWHGNREEKLAKLTPLQNRGLLMSGLAALIFIGLVALLVVPEGAPLRQPGSGTIIPSPFIQGIVPLIILFFFAVAITYGVVTRQIQRPDDVPHQLIEPMKSMAGFIVMVFPLSQFVAFFNWSNMGKFMAVGLTDILESAGMTGAPAFIGLMFLSAFLCMFIASGSAIWSILAPIFVPMFMLLGFHPAFAQMIFRIADSSVLPLAPMSPFLPLFLGFLQRYRKDAQLGTYYMLIVPYPLVFFSVWILLLLAWYALGLPIGPGVWPGMPAQ, via the coding sequence ATGAGTGAAGCAACCACTCCGGGAAAAAGCCCGGGCAAGATTTTTTACTGGATTGAGCGCGTCGGCAATAAAATCCCCAATCCGTTCCTGCTGTTCGTCTATCTGATCGTGGTGCTGATGGTAGCCACCGCCCTGCTCTCCTGGCTGAATGTCTCGGTGAAAAACCCGGCCAACGGCGAATTGATCCGGGTAAAGAATCTGCTCAGCGTGGCGGGCATCCAGTGGATCCTGCCGAATATCATCAAAAACTTCAGCGGCTTCGCCCCGCTGGGATCGATCCTCGCACTGATGATCGGTGCCGGGCTGGCGGAGAAGGTCGGTCTGCTGCAGGCGCTGATGCATAAAATGGCGTCGTTTGTCAGCGCCCGTTATGCCAGCTACATGGTGCTGTTCATCGCCTTCTTCAGCCATATCTCCTCGGATGCGGCGCTGGTGGTGATGCCACCGCTGGGGGCGCTGATGTTTATCGCCGTTGGGCGCCACCCGGTTGCTGGCCTGCTGGCCGCTATCGCCGGGGTAGCTTCCGGTTTTACGGCCAACCTGCTGATTGTCACTACCGACGTACTGCTCTCCGGCATCAGTAGCGAGGCGGCGAAAGCGGTCAGCGACACGGTGCACGTCAGCGTGGTGGATAACTGGTTCTTTATGGCTTCCTCAGTGGTGGTGCTGACGATTGCGGGCGGCCTGTTAACCGATAAATTTGTTGAGCCGCGCCTGCCAGCCTGGCATGGCAACCGTGAAGAGAAGCTGGCAAAGCTGACGCCGTTACAAAACCGTGGGCTGCTGATGAGCGGCCTGGCCGCGCTGATTTTTATCGGCCTGGTGGCGCTGCTGGTGGTACCTGAAGGTGCTCCGCTGCGCCAGCCTGGCAGCGGCACAATCATTCCCTCGCCGTTTATTCAGGGCATTGTACCGCTGATCATTCTGTTCTTTTTTGCGGTGGCTATTACCTACGGCGTGGTGACCAGGCAGATCCAGCGTCCGGATGACGTTCCGCACCAGCTGATCGAGCCGATGAAGAGCATGGCGGGCTTTATTGTGATGGTCTTCCCGCTGTCGCAGTTTGTGGCGTTCTTTAACTGGAGCAACATGGGCAAATTTATGGCGGTAGGCCTGACGGATATTCTTGAATCCGCAGGGATGACCGGCGCGCCTGCGTTTATCGGCCTGATGTTCCTCTCGGCGTTTCTCTGTATGTTTATCGCCAGCGGCTCCGCTATCTGGTCGATTCTGGCGCCGATATTTGTGCCGATGTTTATGCTGCTGGGCTTCCATCCCGCTTTCGCGCAGATGATTTTCCGTATTGCAGACTCTTCGGTGCTGCCGCTGGCCCCAATGTCCCCTTTCCTGCCGCTGTTCCTGGGCTTCCTGCAGCGTTACCGTAAAGATGCCCAACTGGGTACCTATTACATGCTGATCGTGCCCTATCCGCTGGTGTTCTTCAGCGTCTGGATCCTGCTGCTGCTGGCGTGGTATGCGCTGGGCCTGCCGATTGGCCCCGGCGTCTGGCCGGGCATGCCTGCGCAGTAA
- a CDS encoding ABC transporter ATP-binding protein has translation MSAIHIHRLTKSFGAHTVLNNISLEIQHGEFIAILGPSGCGKTTLLRTLAGFETVDSGTITVGEDLYSSSSSHLPPEKRDLSIVFQSYALWPHMTVAQNVEYSLKVKGIAQAERRLRVHGALETVGLAGFDDRNPAELSGGQRQRVALARCLVARPQVVLLDEPLANLDVHLRAAMEQEFSHFHQHSGATLIYITHDQQEAMAIADRVVVMEAGRVMQFATPQMLYREPANEMVARFIDDGRLAPVQQVEPDHQGRAWVTLLGARFLVRASPDQLAAPSGQICLHAADLRLAGPDEPAFPVVIQRLIYRGGYSQLEVAAGTEPPILLTFNLTETAALRAGDRLLLTLQDGWVIPSPH, from the coding sequence ATGTCCGCGATCCATATTCATCGCCTGACCAAATCGTTTGGCGCACACACCGTGCTGAACAACATTTCGCTGGAGATCCAACACGGTGAATTTATCGCCATTCTGGGTCCTTCCGGCTGTGGCAAAACCACACTGCTGCGAACGCTGGCGGGGTTTGAAACGGTCGACAGCGGTACCATCACCGTGGGTGAAGATCTTTACTCCTCCTCCAGCAGCCACCTTCCGCCCGAAAAGCGCGATTTGAGCATCGTTTTTCAGAGCTATGCGCTCTGGCCGCACATGACCGTAGCGCAGAATGTGGAGTACAGCCTGAAGGTGAAAGGGATCGCCCAGGCTGAGCGACGCCTGCGCGTACACGGCGCGCTGGAGACGGTAGGTCTGGCCGGCTTTGACGACCGCAATCCGGCGGAGCTTTCTGGCGGGCAGCGTCAGCGTGTGGCGCTGGCCCGCTGTCTGGTAGCCCGCCCGCAGGTGGTGTTGCTGGACGAGCCGTTAGCGAATCTGGATGTGCACCTGCGCGCCGCCATGGAGCAGGAGTTCAGCCACTTTCATCAACATTCCGGCGCTACCCTGATCTATATCACTCACGATCAGCAGGAAGCGATGGCCATTGCTGACCGGGTGGTGGTGATGGAGGCGGGACGGGTGATGCAGTTCGCCACCCCGCAAATGCTCTACCGCGAGCCCGCTAATGAGATGGTTGCGCGCTTTATTGATGATGGCCGCCTGGCCCCTGTGCAGCAGGTTGAACCTGACCATCAGGGTCGGGCCTGGGTAACGTTGTTGGGCGCCCGCTTCCTTGTGCGAGCCAGCCCGGATCAGCTCGCCGCGCCGTCGGGCCAGATTTGCCTGCACGCGGCAGACTTACGGCTGGCCGGGCCGGACGAGCCTGCTTTTCCGGTGGTGATACAACGCCTGATTTACCGTGGCGGCTACAGCCAGCTGGAGGTGGCCGCCGGGACGGAGCCTCCCATTCTTCTGACCTTCAACCTGACCGAAACCGCCGCGCTGCGTGCAGGCGACCGCCTGCTGCTGACGCTGCAGGATGGCTGGGTTATTCCTTCTCCACATTGA